One region of Halomicrobium sp. LC1Hm genomic DNA includes:
- a CDS encoding AAA domain-containing protein — translation MQLRGVAVEVSDEQTVDTQYGESDLCEVTVRPDDGRGEPVTVTLWGKWTETGAVLEPGMSVAVYDAEPREYRGETQYSVGSDARIVVEPDFLVDVTDVRSWVQCPRMYYLNKLSGTPQAYPVVKGTIVHEVFGDLLRGREVEEAVAAHVEDAGLDLGLLGRDAEEVAADVRDHAAAIDGWLRQGTLTEEDEWRSEMTLLSARYGIKGRADAVRRGMPVELKTGKNTRREPRFQDKIQAACYALLLGERREEAPDTGTLLYTKNAAVERTEESGDLSPAKEFSINDGLLNFVVRTRNEIAAMEYDASVPTGYEADSKCEYCFEQDTCMAVSGRLDQESKAGQVGTAIPDEEREYFDRFYQAIEAERRAVHREYAKLWDQRPEERADDDRALIDLEPTGKRRLDGGRWELRARGTGAVSKIREGDIALASDGDPIDGDAEMARVERLGGETREERSDEGVSETRAGAKRHASRADEHSEPADGANGETREERSDDSTRGEIVVTTDEPVELRRLDVYPSEIGTDRMLTALHDGLLTQPPEQKDVLFGRREPAFRSIDETFIDNNDAQNEAVRLAVGADDCALVHGPPGTGKTYTLARIVRALVARGDRVLLSAFTNRAVDNCIEALEAQGFTDIVRLGTESGVREDMQQYRLETAGDPDDCVGRLEDASVVAATTASCGSRVAKTQSFDVAIVDEAGQLTEPGTLAATTLADRFVLVGDHQQLPPVVQSEDETLSRSLFERLIEAYPDASVLLDRQYRMAQQIQAFASREFYDGQLRPATGEVAAQRIADLDGVTLDALPETLRDGVNFVDPDGHVDGNTNPAEASAVADVVDSYLAAGVETEAVGVIAPYRAQVAEIDKHVPEGVAVDTVDRFQGSSKEVIVVSFVATGSLDGPIFEDYRRINVALTRAKKALVLVGDERALSTDELYERMVEWAR, via the coding sequence GTGCAATTACGCGGCGTCGCAGTCGAGGTGAGCGACGAGCAGACCGTCGACACGCAGTACGGTGAGAGCGATCTCTGTGAGGTGACGGTTCGGCCCGACGACGGGCGTGGCGAGCCCGTCACCGTCACGCTGTGGGGGAAGTGGACCGAGACCGGCGCGGTGCTCGAACCCGGCATGAGCGTCGCCGTCTACGACGCCGAACCGCGCGAGTACCGAGGCGAGACCCAGTACTCCGTGGGCAGCGACGCACGCATCGTCGTCGAACCGGACTTTCTGGTCGACGTGACCGACGTTCGCTCGTGGGTCCAGTGCCCGCGGATGTACTACCTCAACAAGCTCTCGGGGACCCCCCAGGCCTACCCGGTCGTCAAGGGGACCATCGTCCACGAGGTCTTCGGCGACCTGCTCCGGGGCCGAGAGGTGGAAGAGGCGGTCGCGGCCCACGTCGAGGACGCCGGGCTCGACCTCGGGCTGCTCGGCCGCGACGCCGAGGAGGTCGCCGCCGACGTTCGCGACCACGCCGCGGCCATCGACGGCTGGCTCAGGCAGGGAACCCTGACCGAAGAAGACGAGTGGCGATCCGAGATGACGCTGCTCTCGGCTCGCTACGGCATCAAGGGGCGGGCCGACGCCGTCCGGCGCGGGATGCCGGTCGAACTCAAGACCGGCAAGAACACCCGCAGAGAGCCACGCTTCCAGGACAAGATCCAGGCGGCCTGCTACGCGTTGCTCCTCGGCGAGCGCCGCGAGGAAGCGCCCGACACCGGGACGCTGCTGTACACCAAGAACGCCGCCGTCGAGCGGACCGAGGAGTCCGGCGATCTCTCGCCGGCCAAGGAGTTCTCGATCAACGACGGCCTGCTGAACTTCGTCGTCCGGACGCGCAACGAGATCGCGGCCATGGAGTACGACGCGAGCGTCCCGACGGGCTACGAGGCCGACTCCAAGTGCGAGTACTGCTTCGAGCAGGACACCTGTATGGCGGTCTCCGGGCGACTGGATCAGGAGTCGAAGGCCGGCCAGGTCGGCACGGCCATCCCCGACGAAGAGCGCGAGTACTTCGACCGGTTCTATCAGGCCATCGAGGCCGAGCGCCGGGCCGTCCACCGCGAGTACGCCAAGCTGTGGGACCAGCGCCCCGAGGAGCGAGCCGACGACGACCGCGCCCTGATCGACCTCGAACCGACGGGCAAGCGCCGACTCGACGGCGGCCGCTGGGAGCTGCGAGCCCGCGGCACGGGTGCGGTCTCGAAGATCCGCGAGGGCGACATCGCGCTCGCCAGCGACGGCGACCCGATCGACGGCGACGCCGAGATGGCTCGCGTCGAGCGACTGGGTGGCGAGACGCGCGAGGAGCGAAGCGACGAGGGGGTCTCGGAGACGCGAGCGGGAGCGAAGCGACACGCGAGCCGTGCGGACGAGCACAGCGAGCCCGCAGACGGTGCGAACGGCGAGACGCGCGAGGAGCGAAGCGACGATTCGACCCGCGGTGAGATCGTCGTCACGACCGACGAGCCGGTCGAACTGCGCCGACTGGACGTGTACCCCTCCGAGATCGGCACCGACCGGATGTTGACGGCGCTGCACGACGGCCTGCTCACCCAGCCCCCCGAACAGAAGGACGTGCTCTTCGGCCGACGCGAGCCAGCTTTCCGATCGATCGACGAGACGTTCATCGACAACAACGACGCCCAGAACGAGGCGGTCCGGCTCGCCGTCGGAGCCGACGACTGCGCGCTCGTCCACGGGCCGCCGGGAACGGGCAAGACCTACACGCTCGCCCGGATCGTCCGGGCGCTGGTGGCCCGCGGCGATCGGGTGTTGCTCTCGGCGTTCACCAATCGCGCGGTGGACAACTGCATCGAGGCCCTCGAAGCGCAGGGCTTTACCGACATCGTCCGGCTGGGCACCGAGAGCGGCGTCCGCGAGGACATGCAGCAGTACCGCCTGGAGACTGCCGGCGATCCCGACGACTGCGTCGGCCGGCTGGAGGACGCGAGCGTCGTCGCGGCGACGACGGCCTCCTGTGGCTCTCGGGTCGCCAAGACCCAGTCGTTCGACGTGGCGATCGTCGACGAGGCCGGCCAGCTCACTGAGCCGGGGACGCTGGCCGCGACGACGCTGGCCGATCGGTTCGTCCTCGTCGGCGACCACCAGCAGCTCCCGCCGGTCGTCCAGAGCGAGGACGAGACGCTCTCGCGGTCGCTGTTCGAGCGGCTCATCGAGGCCTATCCCGACGCCAGCGTCCTGCTCGACCGCCAGTATCGGATGGCCCAGCAGATCCAGGCGTTCGCCTCCCGGGAGTTCTACGACGGCCAGCTCCGGCCGGCCACCGGCGAGGTGGCGGCCCAGCGAATCGCGGACCTGGACGGCGTCACGCTCGACGCGCTCCCGGAGACGCTGCGTGACGGCGTCAACTTCGTCGATCCCGACGGGCACGTCGACGGCAACACGAACCCGGCGGAGGCGAGCGCGGTCGCCGACGTGGTCGATTCCTACCTCGCTGCCGGGGTCGAGACCGAGGCCGTCGGCGTGATCGCGCCCTACCGCGCGCAGGTCGCCGAGATCGACAAACACGTCCCCGAGGGGGTCGCCGTCGACACGGTCGATCGCTTCCAGGGATCGAGCAAGGAGGTCATCGTCGTCTCCTTCGTCGCCACGGGGTCGCTCGACGGCCCGATCTTCGAGGACTACCGCCGCATCAACGTCGCCCTGACGCGAGCGAAGAAGGCGCTCGTGCTGGTCGGCGACGAACGCGCGCTCTCGACGGACGAACTGTACGAACGGATGGTCGAGTGGGCTCGCTGA
- a CDS encoding phosphatase PAP2 family protein gives MIRLTALSRSIWEATPGWLIEPAGVVTAFGGATALLFVLSLLYWLDERRSTATVVSYAFVALAVVILLKAAIGMGRPPASVRAIPLANDPYGFPSGHAVAAVVVYGGLATVRDRLDDVRVVAAVALAVALVALSRVVLGMHYLGDVIVGTGLGLVVLAACWRFVGRRPGRGFLVAGVVAVGAVLVTGGSSESILALGGSAGGAVGSRWIDAASGLRSRLDGAILAAVGVPYALVLDRAGEAVAPPLAAVVYAALVAGILLLPVAVARLPLSADRAAGA, from the coding sequence GTGATTCGTCTCACTGCACTGTCGCGGTCGATCTGGGAGGCGACGCCGGGGTGGCTGATCGAACCGGCAGGCGTCGTCACTGCCTTCGGCGGCGCGACGGCGCTGCTGTTCGTCCTCTCCTTGCTGTACTGGCTCGACGAGCGGCGCTCGACGGCCACGGTCGTGAGCTACGCCTTCGTCGCCCTGGCGGTCGTGATCCTCCTGAAGGCCGCGATCGGCATGGGGCGACCGCCGGCCTCGGTCCGCGCTATCCCGCTGGCCAACGACCCCTACGGCTTTCCAAGCGGCCACGCGGTCGCGGCGGTCGTCGTCTACGGCGGCCTCGCGACCGTCCGGGACCGTCTCGACGATGTCCGCGTCGTCGCCGCTGTCGCGCTCGCCGTGGCACTCGTCGCGCTCTCGCGGGTGGTCCTCGGGATGCACTACCTCGGTGACGTGATCGTCGGCACGGGGCTCGGGCTCGTCGTGCTGGCGGCCTGCTGGCGGTTCGTCGGCCGGCGTCCGGGACGGGGCTTCCTCGTGGCAGGCGTGGTGGCCGTCGGTGCCGTACTGGTCACCGGCGGCAGTTCCGAGTCGATCCTCGCGCTCGGCGGCAGCGCCGGTGGGGCGGTGGGGAGCCGCTGGATCGACGCCGCGAGCGGGCTCCGCTCTCGCCTCGACGGCGCGATCCTCGCGGCGGTGGGCGTCCCGTACGCACTGGTGCTCGATCGGGCCGGCGAGGCGGTCGCGCCGCCGCTGGCGGCCGTCGTCTACGCTGCACTCGTCGCCGGCATCCTCCTCTTGCCGGTCGCCGTCGCCCGGCTCCCGCTCTCGGCCGACCGGGCCGCCGGTGCCTGA
- a CDS encoding PH domain-containing protein has translation MNRLHPISAVGSVVTNVVRFGSIGFFAGMMLTGPLDVLPLGAVFVLAPVGALVGAAYAVARYYRFTYALAGGTLSVDSGVFDRQEREIPLGRIQNVDIERGPVQRLFGLAVVKFETAGGSATEAVLNAVDVDEARALQSAVAQYRREDDETEGDEGEPAHDTVAREAAEPEQRRLYELSTRDLLTLALVSFRPAAPAVVLFGVPFAQEYALRLLSATVEALGGPSRVSLSGLPTYSTGEALLTVGVAAALFALAAWLLSAAFTITEYHGFHLDYVGDDLRYERGLIQQYSGSIPLEKVQTVTVRENLLMRQAGYAALAVETAGYAPGSGSQDASNTAIPLDDRETVLAVAEALTDADVPAMERLPDRSRRRYAVRYSLLPLVATGLLLSVDTLVQTVPYWYAPLALVPVAVLAGHLSWKHRGFALLEHLFATRSGVLVRSTRLVPYYRVQTVIDTRTIFQRRRSLASVTADTASTASLLGGDATAYDLDDQRARTVHETLRERLMADLRAGERGDRRQGLTALLDEADVPDEEGDAGAPGPTESSAREP, from the coding sequence ATGAACCGTCTCCACCCGATCAGCGCCGTCGGTAGCGTCGTCACCAACGTCGTCCGGTTCGGGAGCATCGGCTTCTTCGCCGGCATGATGCTGACCGGTCCACTGGACGTGCTCCCGCTCGGAGCGGTGTTCGTCCTCGCACCCGTCGGTGCCCTCGTCGGGGCCGCCTACGCCGTGGCGCGGTACTACCGCTTTACCTACGCACTTGCAGGGGGCACGCTGTCCGTCGACTCCGGCGTCTTCGACCGACAGGAACGGGAGATTCCGCTGGGACGGATCCAGAACGTCGACATCGAACGTGGCCCCGTCCAGCGGCTCTTCGGCCTCGCCGTCGTGAAGTTCGAGACGGCCGGGGGGAGCGCGACGGAGGCGGTCCTGAACGCCGTCGACGTCGACGAGGCCAGAGCGCTCCAGTCGGCCGTCGCTCAGTACCGACGGGAGGACGACGAGACGGAAGGCGACGAGGGCGAGCCAGCACACGACACGGTGGCCCGAGAGGCGGCGGAGCCAGAGCAGCGTCGGCTCTACGAGCTCTCGACCAGGGACCTGCTGACGCTCGCGCTCGTCTCGTTCCGGCCCGCAGCCCCCGCGGTGGTCCTCTTCGGCGTCCCGTTCGCACAGGAGTACGCGCTCCGACTGCTCTCGGCGACCGTCGAGGCACTGGGCGGCCCGTCGAGGGTCTCGCTGTCGGGGCTCCCGACCTACTCGACGGGAGAGGCGCTGTTGACCGTCGGCGTCGCCGCCGCGCTGTTCGCACTCGCGGCCTGGCTCCTGAGTGCCGCGTTCACGATCACGGAGTATCACGGCTTTCACCTCGACTACGTCGGCGACGACCTGCGATACGAGCGGGGACTGATTCAGCAGTACAGCGGCTCGATCCCGCTGGAGAAGGTCCAGACGGTCACCGTCCGGGAGAACCTACTGATGCGACAGGCCGGATACGCCGCCCTGGCCGTCGAGACGGCCGGCTACGCGCCGGGTTCGGGGAGTCAGGACGCGAGCAACACGGCGATTCCGCTGGACGATCGCGAGACGGTGCTGGCCGTCGCCGAGGCGCTGACCGACGCCGACGTGCCGGCGATGGAGCGACTCCCAGACAGGTCGCGCCGACGCTACGCCGTCCGGTACTCGCTGCTCCCGCTCGTGGCGACGGGGCTGTTGCTTTCCGTCGACACGCTGGTCCAGACGGTCCCCTACTGGTACGCGCCGCTGGCGCTGGTCCCGGTCGCGGTACTGGCCGGGCACCTGAGCTGGAAGCACCGCGGGTTCGCACTGCTGGAGCACCTGTTTGCCACCCGGAGCGGCGTCCTCGTGCGGTCGACCCGGCTGGTGCCGTACTACCGCGTCCAGACCGTGATCGACACGCGAACGATCTTCCAGCGTCGCCGCTCGCTGGCCAGCGTGACCGCCGACACCGCCAGCACGGCGAGCCTGCTGGGCGGGGACGCGACGGCGTACGACCTCGACGACCAGCGCGCCCGGACGGTCCACGAGACGCTCCGCGAGCGCCTGATGGCCGACCTCCGGGCCGGCGAACGAGGCGACCGACGGCAGGGACTGACGGCGTTGCTCGACGAGGCAGATGTCCCAGACGAGGAGGGCGACGCGGGTGCGCCCGGGCCGACCGAATCGTCCGCTCGCGAGCCGTAG
- a CDS encoding PH domain-containing protein — translation MERLNSRVQLLWMGRAVVVAAVLAGVAVAIDRFAVPVDPPLIAAVVVVAAVLGTVHAVLRFRRWRFEIQDDALFLVRGVVTQVDTSVPYVRLQHTDTQRGPVERLVGLSSVVVYTAGTRGADIRIPGLRPERATELREQLRELAAESEATDAV, via the coding sequence ATGGAGAGGCTCAACTCCCGCGTGCAACTGCTGTGGATGGGGCGGGCGGTCGTAGTCGCGGCGGTGCTTGCGGGCGTCGCCGTCGCGATCGACCGCTTCGCGGTCCCGGTAGACCCGCCACTGATCGCTGCCGTCGTCGTCGTGGCGGCCGTTCTCGGGACCGTCCACGCCGTCCTCAGATTTCGACGCTGGCGCTTCGAGATTCAGGACGACGCGCTCTTTCTGGTCCGCGGGGTCGTGACGCAGGTCGACACCTCGGTCCCCTACGTCCGGCTCCAGCACACCGACACCCAGCGCGGGCCGGTCGAGCGGCTGGTCGGTCTCTCCAGCGTCGTCGTCTACACCGCCGGAACGCGGGGTGCCGACATCCGTATTCCGGGGCTGCGTCCGGAGCGAGCGACCGAACTGCGCGAGCAACTGCGCGAGCTCGCGGCCGAGAGCGAGGCCACCGACGCCGTATGA
- a CDS encoding type II toxin-antitoxin system antitoxin SocA domain-containing protein has product MTRDNLRGRQRSKTGDDGHPKEVCRSRSYALATEAKNMNKRQALLLALLAADDEGTVNGRTRLQKLVFLAQEEFSDDLNASEYEFYPYHYGPFSKDLLNDIEALEQAGLVSERNIDLQRGEKYIYELEDDGRDELRQFLSTLSPSDRQEIEERAELVETNFNDISVSRLLEYVYNQYESYAEESVL; this is encoded by the coding sequence ATGACCCGTGACAATCTGAGGGGACGACAACGGTCGAAAACCGGAGACGATGGGCACCCAAAAGAGGTTTGCCGGTCGAGAAGCTACGCTCTAGCAACGGAGGCCAAGAACATGAACAAGAGACAGGCGTTGCTACTGGCCCTGCTCGCCGCCGACGACGAGGGGACGGTCAACGGTCGCACTCGTCTGCAAAAATTGGTGTTCTTGGCCCAAGAGGAGTTCTCCGACGACCTCAACGCGTCGGAGTACGAGTTTTACCCGTACCACTACGGTCCATTCTCGAAGGATCTGCTAAACGACATCGAAGCGTTGGAACAGGCTGGACTCGTCTCCGAGCGGAACATCGATCTCCAGCGCGGTGAGAAGTATATATACGAACTCGAAGACGACGGGAGAGACGAACTACGACAGTTCTTGTCGACGCTTTCCCCTTCGGACCGACAGGAGATCGAAGAGCGCGCCGAGCTGGTCGAGACGAACTTCAACGATATTTCGGTGTCTCGGTTGCTCGAATACGTCTACAATCAGTACGAGTCGTACGCAGAGGAAAGCGTCCTTTAG
- a CDS encoding ATP-dependent helicase, which yields MEGRERLAGVDPAFDPESVAIDDSDVLDRLAPVVQEWWVEQFGEFVPHNGGFFTPPQKEAIPLIHERENALIAAPTGSGKTLASFTGIVNELFAKAREDTLDNSVYCLYVSPLKSLANDIHRNLAVPLSDITEKLDERGEAVEIRHAIRHGDTSDSDRQQMLETTPHILNTTPETLAILLNSPKFKEKLRTVEYVVVDEIHSLAENKRGTHLSVSLERLEALADGSPTRIGCSATVEPLDEMAQFLVGCERHGAGGDDWSPREYEIVDARFARDFDVELTTPTDDLIDTPRDVIQGRFYEQLHELIREHTNTLVFTNTRSGAERVLHNLRSEFDDYGEDNSGCHHGSLSKERRQEIEERLKAGTLDVVTTSTSLELGIDMPHVDLVVQVGSPKSVAALLQRVGRAGHQLGETVTGRVVALDRDELIECAVMLKKATEGFVDRVFVPERAQDVATQHVYGMAINAVRPEREAKAILRRAYPYREYTDDEWEQLCRYLTADYPGMEDKNVYAKIWRDTNDPPDGEHHYEEYDVGEHLIGKRGRMARVIYMTNIGTIPDSFTCDVYTRASDEWVGQLDEGYLDTLESGDVFVLGGDNFEYRYRRGSKVYVDRTSARPTVPSWFSERLPLSYDLGREILAFQRQLLARLEEGGPPAVRLWLREFPLDENTVRAITRMFSEQVAYAGSESVSTDDRLVIEVALDHDEYERHYYVHSGYGRRFNDGFSRLVAYRVAQRASANVQVAVADNGFTLSMPLNRKVDVEGIVTDIDPTAVRADLRASLDGTDLLQRYFRINATRALMILKRYKGYEKSASEQQVNAEMLLSFAEELGEFAVVEETYREILEDKLNVDAIEDVTGAIQAGELAVETVRVDSPSPRAFGLATLLASDVVLAEDESAVLQAFHDRVLAAIDDDAGEV from the coding sequence ATGGAGGGACGCGAACGGCTCGCGGGCGTCGACCCGGCGTTCGACCCCGAGAGCGTCGCGATCGACGACAGCGACGTGCTGGACCGGCTCGCGCCGGTCGTCCAGGAGTGGTGGGTCGAGCAGTTCGGCGAGTTCGTCCCGCACAACGGGGGGTTCTTCACCCCGCCACAGAAGGAGGCGATCCCGCTGATCCACGAGCGGGAGAACGCCCTGATCGCAGCGCCGACCGGCAGCGGCAAGACGCTCGCGTCGTTTACCGGCATCGTCAACGAGCTGTTCGCGAAGGCCCGTGAGGACACACTCGACAACAGCGTCTACTGTCTGTACGTCTCGCCCCTGAAGTCACTGGCAAACGACATCCACCGGAACCTGGCGGTCCCGCTGAGCGACATCACCGAGAAGCTCGACGAACGGGGCGAGGCCGTCGAGATCCGGCACGCGATTCGCCACGGGGACACGAGCGACAGCGACCGCCAGCAGATGCTGGAGACGACGCCACACATCCTCAACACGACGCCGGAGACGCTGGCGATTTTGCTCAACAGCCCGAAGTTCAAAGAGAAGCTCCGGACGGTGGAGTACGTCGTCGTCGACGAGATCCACAGCCTCGCCGAGAACAAGCGCGGGACTCACCTCTCGGTGTCCCTGGAGCGCCTGGAGGCGCTTGCCGACGGCTCGCCGACCCGGATCGGCTGCTCGGCGACCGTCGAGCCACTCGACGAGATGGCCCAGTTCCTGGTCGGGTGTGAGCGCCACGGCGCGGGCGGCGACGACTGGTCACCCCGCGAGTACGAGATCGTCGACGCCCGCTTCGCCCGTGACTTCGACGTGGAGTTGACGACGCCCACGGACGACCTCATCGACACCCCGCGAGACGTGATCCAGGGGCGGTTCTACGAGCAGCTCCACGAGCTGATTCGGGAACACACGAACACGCTCGTGTTCACGAACACGCGCTCGGGGGCCGAGCGAGTCTTGCACAACCTCCGCTCGGAGTTCGACGACTACGGGGAGGACAACTCCGGGTGCCACCACGGGAGCCTCTCGAAGGAGCGCCGCCAGGAGATCGAGGAGCGTCTCAAAGCGGGGACACTCGACGTGGTGACGACCTCGACGAGTCTGGAGCTGGGGATCGACATGCCCCACGTCGATCTGGTCGTACAGGTCGGTTCCCCCAAGTCCGTCGCCGCGCTCCTCCAGCGAGTCGGGCGAGCGGGCCACCAGCTCGGAGAGACCGTCACGGGGCGGGTCGTGGCGCTGGACCGGGACGAGCTGATCGAGTGTGCGGTGATGCTGAAGAAGGCCACGGAGGGGTTCGTCGACCGGGTGTTCGTCCCCGAACGCGCACAGGACGTGGCGACACAGCACGTCTACGGCATGGCGATCAACGCCGTCCGGCCCGAGCGCGAGGCCAAGGCGATCCTGCGGCGTGCCTACCCCTATCGCGAGTACACCGACGACGAGTGGGAGCAGCTCTGTCGGTACCTCACCGCCGACTATCCGGGGATGGAAGACAAGAACGTCTACGCGAAGATCTGGCGAGACACGAACGATCCTCCCGACGGCGAGCACCACTACGAGGAGTACGACGTGGGCGAACACCTGATCGGCAAGCGCGGGCGGATGGCCCGCGTCATCTACATGACCAACATCGGGACGATCCCCGACTCCTTCACCTGCGACGTGTACACCCGGGCAAGCGACGAGTGGGTCGGGCAACTCGACGAAGGATACCTCGACACGCTGGAGAGCGGCGACGTGTTCGTGCTCGGGGGCGACAACTTCGAGTACCGGTACCGTCGGGGCTCGAAGGTGTACGTCGACCGGACCAGCGCGCGGCCGACGGTCCCGTCGTGGTTCTCCGAACGGCTGCCGCTGTCGTACGACCTCGGCCGGGAGATCCTCGCCTTCCAGCGCCAACTCCTGGCGCGACTGGAGGAGGGCGGCCCGCCGGCCGTTCGACTGTGGCTCCGGGAGTTCCCCCTGGACGAGAACACCGTGCGTGCGATCACGCGGATGTTCTCCGAGCAGGTCGCGTACGCCGGCTCGGAGAGCGTCTCGACCGACGACCGACTCGTGATCGAGGTCGCGCTGGACCACGACGAGTACGAGCGCCACTACTACGTCCACTCCGGGTACGGCCGGCGGTTCAACGACGGCTTCTCGCGGCTCGTGGCCTACCGCGTCGCCCAGCGAGCCAGCGCCAACGTTCAGGTCGCCGTCGCCGACAACGGGTTCACCCTCTCGATGCCGCTGAACAGGAAAGTCGACGTCGAGGGGATCGTCACCGACATCGATCCGACGGCGGTCCGGGCGGATCTGCGGGCCAGCCTCGACGGGACGGACCTGCTCCAGCGGTACTTCCGGATCAACGCCACGCGGGCGCTGATGATCCTCAAGCGGTACAAGGGCTACGAGAAGTCGGCCAGCGAACAGCAGGTCAACGCCGAGATGCTGCTCTCGTTCGCCGAGGAACTGGGCGAGTTCGCCGTCGTCGAGGAGACGTATCGCGAGATCCTGGAGGACAAGCTCAACGTCGACGCCATCGAGGACGTGACCGGCGCGATCCAGGCCGGCGAACTCGCCGTCGAGACCGTCCGGGTCGACTCGCCCTCGCCGCGCGCGTTCGGGCTGGCGACGCTGCTGGCCAGCGACGTGGTGCTGGCCGAAGACGAGTCCGCGGTGTTGCAGGCGTTCCACGACCGCGTGCTGGCGGCCATCGACGACGACGCTGGCGAGGTCTGA
- a CDS encoding redoxin domain-containing protein yields the protein MVSQGDSAPMFTATVGTSDHEPFDLSDHVGDGPLVLAFFPGAFTPPCSNEMVALQNHLADFEAAGATLLGVSADSPFSQGAFREEHGIEFDLVSDMSGEAIRAYDLEMDIEDLGLHGIANRAVFVLDDDGTVTYSWVADDPTTEPDYDDVLAAVEAAA from the coding sequence ATGGTATCCCAAGGAGACTCCGCCCCGATGTTCACGGCGACTGTCGGAACGAGCGATCACGAACCGTTCGATCTCTCGGACCACGTCGGCGACGGCCCGCTCGTCCTGGCCTTCTTCCCCGGTGCGTTCACGCCGCCGTGTTCCAACGAGATGGTCGCGCTCCAGAACCACCTCGCGGACTTCGAGGCGGCCGGCGCGACACTGCTGGGTGTCAGCGCCGACTCGCCGTTCTCACAGGGTGCGTTCCGGGAGGAACACGGCATCGAGTTCGACCTCGTCAGCGACATGAGCGGCGAGGCGATCCGCGCCTACGACCTGGAGATGGACATCGAAGACCTCGGCCTCCACGGCATCGCCAATCGCGCGGTGTTCGTGCTCGACGACGACGGGACCGTCACCTACAGCTGGGTCGCCGACGATCCCACCACCGAACCCGACTACGACGACGTGCTGGCCGCCGTCGAAGCAGCCGCCTGA
- a CDS encoding HalOD1 output domain-containing protein produces the protein MLQTDGEPLTPSDRIIKTVAHTRDVPRTDLPPLYDALDPEAIDDFVTTAEAGSQLQFEYFGTSVSVSVRESGVGIDVTSTGRH, from the coding sequence ATGCTACAGACGGACGGCGAGCCGCTGACACCGAGCGATCGGATCATCAAGACTGTCGCACACACGCGGGACGTTCCCCGAACCGACCTCCCACCACTCTACGACGCGCTCGATCCGGAAGCGATCGACGACTTCGTGACCACTGCCGAGGCGGGCAGCCAACTCCAGTTCGAGTACTTCGGTACCAGCGTCAGCGTTTCCGTTCGAGAATCCGGTGTCGGCATCGACGTGACCAGTACGGGTCGACACTGA